The following are encoded in a window of Thermoproteota archaeon genomic DNA:
- a CDS encoding HYR domain-containing protein — protein sequence MISGKGLLFTLIFSVVLFGFSSSQVAYGDSVTIIDSSTCLQLDSGSIQWLPTQQACVINTSYTLPGPKFKGGIIDEITVPSGVTLRISNGATFTTSGGTIHNNGIFENLGTTTIGSTFNNNCGAEIISSGTITASTPVTENLCIPNLTAPADASTVTEGKPDLIWDNPTETRTIEYTPNLEDVTNPGVPIQLVSLSLVSVEPLNILPDGNYEWLVSADLDPGYAPGYAFTTTPVDSTTFSFAVSIPTFTAIKTGDWNDPTVWDVGSVPGSGDTAIIPSPFNVLITGGTTIGTLQNAGTVTVQGVQLNIANNLHNDGQIDLRSATIDFDNDATLTTTPSVGTSRITIPTGFSSSIILSGDTQPLVHPADHTIRNAGTLQLMSGTGSFQNDGSILVRQGGTLIINPGDGTPGSPTFTNNGLLRTQDVGSTITWSNGGNELFLDNGTFEIIDGDVTLSGGTFQNSTPLMSGTSPTLTVIGAITFQDVTINENAVLTVQGVQLNIANNLHNDGQIDLRSATIDFDNDATLTTTPSVGTSRITIPTGFSSSIILSGDTQPLVHPADHTIRNAGTLQLTGNTGSFQNDGSILVRQGGTLLIDSGSGSSGDDRFDNTGIIDIDSTSSVTYSGASTDPFNNFNLVDIDAVSGGSFTNNALFVNHCGAIVLNSLLEITGSGTVQNNPCAATITDVSQLEGDSGSSDFIFTVTINDTSIIPIDILFETADDSATVANNDYASNSGTITINPGETTATIPVTVNGDTDVEPDESFFVNLLNLDNPAQNLAFADTQGVGTIQNDDIPTSDLEIIKTVDTPTAFVGDTVTFTLQLQNLIGPNDATGIIVTDLLPPELTFVSAVPTEGTYNEITGVWSGIDLTFGEGQQLEITATVNSAGSITNTATITASDSFDPDTANDSDSATVTATVQTADLELFKSVDNLTPFVDENIVFTLQIINNGPDATTGVVVTDLLPPELTFVSAVPTEGTYDEITGVWSGLDLSNSEGQNLVITATVNSAGSITNYAQVTASDENDSDSTPNNGTPPIVNEDDEAIVTFTSTVKTADLEIIKSVDNSTPLIGDTVTFTLQLQNLIGPNDATGIIVTDLLPPELTFVSAVPTEGTYNEITGVWSGIDLTFGEGQQLEITATVNSAGSITNTATITASDSFDPDAGNDVSSELLSVNFPPTAVDDSNATDEDTILNVAAPGVLTNDSDVEGPLTVISFDGVSAEGAIINVNPDGSFSYDPTLAPAIQSLNNGDQVIDTFTYTVEDNGLPILTNTATVSITVDGITDDTTAAIIDPIHIESDNAFDTSLAKTGDTITLSFTSNEQILTPTVTISGSPAATAGDGVSFTASKAVSGTDVDGVVPFVISDIVDLAGNTSPDVSLTTDGSQVTIDNTPPVLTLPADVTVNTDAGLATATFAYTVTSNEPATITQLNGLASPGPFPIGLTTNTFQATDAAGNVGSADSFTVTVIDNEPPIITAPASVTLNTDAGGAFATFLLPDATATDNSGDVPTIVDNRPVDNQYPIGSTTVTFTATDSSGNTSQATTTVTVVDDEPPVIIVPSDITVNVDPGQSSAVVTYSVTATDNSGISPTITQTAGLPSGAPFPLGTTTNSFDATDNSGNTASASFTVTVIDNEEPIITTLISDRTEEVSGPGGATTTFEAPTATDPQDGTIPVTCDATSEVTLFPYLPPTPTTTLVTCTAEDNAGNQATTSFNVIVQDTTAPFLIVPADIVVETTDPAGVPVTFTPTATDLFDGAVTPVCSPASGDTFTVGVTTVDCSATDSTGNVDNDSFLVTVTLANLAPTANDDYFTVDQDSIANLLDVIANDDDENIPGLTITTVGPTDNGGIVSNSGASLAYSPSSGFFGTETFTYAIQDDGGLEDTATVTITVQSIDTDGDGLTDEEEIAAGTDPTNPDSDGDGLNDGDEVNTHNTNPLSPDTDGDGLSDGDEINIHATDPLNTDTDNDGLTDNEEINTHSTDPLNPDTDSGGVNDGDEITNGTDPLNPADDVVTEVSVQDQKSNLIDELEDKINDAESKNTKKELEKAIERIEKSLDDKNWIDENTLTSKHGHKAIHEEEKAVKSLMKVTDDKKDSESPEFLSMIQDIIDTIVEIDRGFALNAIDDAQAFAGDKKSDKEIEKALEELAKGDEDIADEKFDKGIHHYEKAWKHAQKAMKHDVDESETDDESEEESDDDKDDKKDDDDDKKKDKKDDDDDKKKDKKDKDD from the coding sequence TTGATATCTGGTAAGGGATTACTTTTTACATTAATCTTTAGTGTTGTCTTATTTGGATTTTCATCTTCTCAAGTAGCATATGGTGATTCAGTTACCATCATAGATTCTTCTACCTGTCTTCAACTTGATTCAGGTTCAATCCAATGGTTACCTACACAACAAGCATGTGTAATTAATACATCGTACACATTACCTGGTCCGAAATTTAAAGGTGGAATTATTGATGAAATTACTGTTCCATCTGGAGTAACATTAAGAATTTCTAACGGAGCCACTTTTACTACCTCTGGAGGTACAATTCATAATAATGGAATTTTTGAGAACCTTGGAACCACAACAATTGGTTCTACATTTAACAACAACTGTGGTGCTGAAATAATCTCTTCTGGCACCATTACTGCATCTACTCCTGTAACTGAGAATCTATGCATTCCAAATCTAACTGCGCCTGCTGACGCATCAACAGTTACCGAGGGAAAACCTGATTTAATCTGGGATAATCCTACTGAGACTAGAACAATAGAGTACACTCCAAACCTGGAGGATGTTACAAATCCTGGCGTTCCAATTCAACTTGTTTCATTAAGTTTAGTATCTGTTGAACCACTTAACATTCTTCCAGACGGTAACTATGAGTGGTTAGTATCTGCAGATCTTGATCCTGGATATGCACCAGGATATGCTTTTACAACAACTCCTGTTGACTCTACAACATTTTCGTTTGCAGTTAGCATTCCAACATTTACTGCTATAAAGACCGGAGATTGGAATGATCCTACAGTTTGGGATGTCGGTTCTGTTCCTGGCTCTGGTGATACTGCAATTATTCCTAGTCCATTTAATGTTCTAATTACTGGTGGAACAACTATAGGTACATTACAAAATGCTGGCACAGTAACCGTTCAAGGCGTTCAGCTAAACATAGCCAATAACTTACACAACGACGGTCAAATTGATTTACGAAGCGCAACAATTGACTTTGATAATGATGCAACGCTAACTACTACTCCATCTGTTGGAACCAGCAGAATAACTATTCCAACTGGTTTCTCCTCATCGATAATTCTCAGTGGAGATACGCAACCATTGGTACACCCGGCTGATCACACAATTAGAAATGCTGGCACCCTGCAGCTAATGTCTGGCACTGGCAGCTTCCAAAACGATGGAAGTATTCTAGTTAGACAAGGCGGTACTCTAATAATCAATCCAGGTGATGGAACTCCTGGTTCTCCCACATTTACCAACAATGGATTACTCAGGACACAAGATGTAGGCAGTACCATAACTTGGAGTAATGGTGGAAACGAATTATTCTTAGACAATGGAACCTTTGAAATCATAGACGGTGATGTCACCCTAAGTGGTGGTACGTTTCAAAACAGTACCCCATTAATGTCTGGCACTTCACCTACCCTGACAGTAATCGGTGCAATAACATTTCAAGATGTTACAATAAATGAAAATGCAGTTCTTACCGTTCAAGGCGTTCAGCTAAACATAGCCAATAACTTACACAACGACGGTCAAATTGATTTACGAAGCGCAACAATTGACTTTGATAATGATGCAACGCTAACTACTACTCCATCTGTTGGAACCAGCAGAATAACTATTCCAACTGGTTTCTCCTCATCGATAATTCTCAGTGGAGATACGCAACCATTGGTACACCCGGCTGATCACACAATTAGAAATGCTGGCACCCTGCAGCTAACCGGTAATACTGGTAGCTTCCAAAACGATGGAAGTATTCTAGTTAGACAAGGCGGTACTCTGTTGATTGATTCTGGTTCTGGCTCCTCTGGTGATGATCGATTTGATAATACAGGGATAATCGATATTGATTCTACTAGCTCTGTAACATATTCAGGAGCATCTACTGATCCATTTAATAATTTCAACCTAGTTGATATTGATGCTGTCTCTGGTGGTTCATTTACAAATAATGCGTTATTTGTTAATCACTGCGGTGCTATTGTCCTAAACTCTCTTCTGGAAATTACCGGTTCAGGAACTGTTCAGAATAATCCCTGCGCTGCAACAATTACCGATGTATCTCAGTTAGAAGGCGATTCGGGATCTTCTGACTTTATCTTTACAGTTACAATAAACGATACCTCTATAATTCCAATAGACATTCTATTTGAAACTGCTGATGATTCAGCAACAGTAGCAAACAATGACTATGCCTCTAACTCTGGAACAATCACAATAAATCCTGGTGAGACGACTGCAACAATTCCAGTTACAGTAAACGGTGATACAGACGTTGAACCAGATGAATCCTTCTTTGTTAATTTGCTAAATCTTGATAATCCAGCACAAAATCTTGCATTTGCAGATACACAAGGAGTCGGAACAATACAAAATGATGATATACCAACATCTGATCTTGAAATAATCAAAACAGTTGATACTCCAACTGCATTTGTTGGTGACACTGTAACATTTACTCTACAATTACAAAATCTCATTGGACCAAATGACGCTACTGGAATAATAGTAACTGATCTTCTTCCACCCGAATTGACATTTGTTTCCGCAGTACCAACTGAAGGCACTTACAATGAAATCACAGGAGTATGGTCTGGCATTGACTTGACATTTGGTGAAGGACAACAGCTAGAAATCACTGCGACTGTAAACTCTGCCGGTTCTATAACCAACACTGCAACTATCACTGCATCTGACTCATTTGATCCTGATACTGCAAATGACTCTGATTCTGCAACAGTGACTGCAACAGTGCAAACTGCAGACCTTGAACTATTCAAATCCGTAGATAATCTGACACCATTTGTTGATGAGAATATCGTATTTACACTACAAATTATCAACAATGGACCGGATGCTACTACTGGAGTAGTAGTGACTGATCTTCTTCCACCCGAATTGACATTTGTCTCTGCTGTACCAACTGAAGGCACTTACGATGAAATCACTGGAGTATGGAGTGGTCTTGATTTATCAAACTCTGAAGGCCAAAATCTTGTAATCACTGCGACTGTAAACTCTGCCGGCTCTATTACAAACTATGCTCAGGTAACAGCTTCCGATGAAAATGATTCTGATTCTACTCCAAACAATGGAACTCCGCCAATTGTAAATGAAGACGATGAAGCCATAGTGACCTTTACATCTACAGTAAAGACGGCAGATCTTGAAATAATAAAATCCGTTGATAACTCTACACCACTAATTGGTGACACTGTAACATTTACTCTACAATTACAAAATCTCATTGGACCAAATGACGCTACTGGAATAATAGTAACTGATCTTCTTCCACCCGAATTGACATTTGTTTCCGCAGTACCAACTGAAGGCACTTACAATGAAATCACAGGAGTATGGTCTGGCATTGACTTGACATTTGGTGAAGGACAACAGCTAGAAATCACTGCGACTGTAAACTCTGCCGGTTCTATAACCAACACTGCAACTATCACTGCATCTGACTCATTTGATCCTGATGCTGGTAATGATGTAAGCTCTGAATTACTTTCCGTAAACTTCCCACCAACAGCAGTTGATGACTCTAATGCAACCGATGAGGATACAATTCTTAACGTTGCAGCACCGGGAGTGCTAACAAATGACTCTGATGTTGAAGGACCACTGACAGTTATCTCCTTTGATGGCGTATCTGCTGAAGGCGCTATCATTAATGTTAATCCAGATGGTTCATTTTCATATGATCCAACTTTAGCTCCTGCAATACAGTCACTAAATAATGGAGATCAGGTAATTGATACTTTCACTTACACAGTAGAAGATAACGGATTACCTATATTGACTAACACTGCAACAGTCTCCATCACAGTTGATGGTATTACTGATGATACAACTGCGGCCATAATAGACCCAATTCACATAGAATCTGACAATGCATTTGACACTTCACTTGCAAAAACTGGTGACACTATAACTCTCAGCTTTACATCAAATGAACAAATTCTAACACCTACAGTTACAATCTCTGGATCACCGGCTGCAACTGCAGGTGATGGAGTCTCTTTTACTGCAAGTAAGGCAGTATCTGGAACTGATGTTGACGGTGTAGTTCCGTTTGTTATCTCCGACATTGTAGACCTTGCAGGCAATACCTCACCAGATGTCTCTCTGACAACTGACGGTTCACAAGTAACTATAGATAATACGCCACCTGTCTTGACACTTCCTGCAGATGTGACAGTTAACACAGATGCCGGTCTAGCAACTGCAACATTTGCTTACACAGTGACTAGTAATGAACCTGCAACAATTACACAATTAAATGGTCTTGCATCTCCAGGTCCTTTCCCAATAGGGCTTACAACTAATACTTTCCAAGCTACTGATGCTGCAGGAAATGTTGGCTCCGCTGACTCCTTCACTGTAACTGTAATTGATAATGAGCCCCCAATCATTACTGCTCCTGCTAGTGTCACGTTAAACACCGATGCTGGAGGAGCATTTGCAACCTTCTTACTTCCTGATGCAACAGCTACTGATAATTCAGGTGATGTCCCAACAATTGTAGATAACAGACCTGTGGATAATCAATATCCTATTGGTTCTACAACAGTAACATTCACAGCAACTGATTCAAGCGGAAATACCTCTCAAGCAACAACCACCGTTACAGTTGTTGATGACGAACCTCCAGTCATTATTGTACCCTCTGACATCACTGTCAATGTTGATCCAGGCCAATCAAGTGCGGTAGTAACATACAGTGTAACGGCTACTGATAATTCTGGTATATCTCCAACAATAACACAAACTGCGGGTCTCCCATCAGGTGCGCCGTTCCCACTAGGAACAACAACTAACTCATTTGATGCAACGGATAATTCAGGAAATACTGCATCAGCGTCTTTCACTGTAACTGTAATTGATAATGAAGAACCAATCATTACAACTTTGATATCTGATAGAACCGAGGAAGTATCTGGACCAGGTGGTGCAACTACAACCTTTGAGGCCCCAACTGCAACTGATCCACAAGATGGAACAATTCCTGTAACATGTGATGCAACATCTGAAGTTACTTTATTCCCATATTTGCCACCAACACCAACAACCACATTGGTAACATGTACGGCTGAAGACAATGCTGGAAACCAAGCAACTACCAGCTTTAATGTAATTGTTCAAGACACTACAGCACCATTCCTTATAGTTCCAGCAGATATTGTAGTTGAAACAACTGATCCTGCAGGAGTTCCAGTTACATTTACTCCAACTGCAACTGATCTCTTTGATGGAGCAGTTACTCCAGTTTGTTCTCCTGCATCAGGTGATACCTTCACAGTAGGAGTGACAACTGTAGATTGTTCTGCAACAGACAGCACTGGCAATGTTGATAATGATTCATTCCTAGTAACCGTGACACTTGCAAACCTAGCACCTACTGCAAATGATGATTACTTTACAGTAGATCAAGATAGCATTGCAAACCTCCTGGATGTAATAGCAAATGATGATGATGAAAACATTCCAGGACTAACGATTACTACAGTTGGACCAACTGACAATGGTGGAATTGTTAGTAATTCGGGAGCTTCATTAGCGTATTCACCATCATCCGGATTCTTTGGAACTGAAACGTTCACCTATGCTATTCAGGATGATGGAGGACTAGAAGATACTGCAACTGTTACAATTACGGTTCAGTCAATTGATACTGATGGCGATGGTCTAACTGATGAAGAAGAAATAGCAGCTGGAACCGACCCAACTAACCCAGACAGCGATGGAGATGGACTAAATGACGGTGATGAGGTAAATACTCACAATACAAATCCTTTATCTCCAGACACTGACGGAGATGGGTTATCCGATGGTGATGAAATAAACATACATGCAACAGATCCATTAAACACTGATACTGATAATGATGGCCTTACTGACAATGAAGAAATTAACACACACAGTACAGACCCGCTGAACCCTGACACAGATAGTGGTGGAGTAAATGACGGTGATGAAATTACTAATGGAACAGATCCGCTTAACCCAGCAGATGATGTTGTCACAGAAGTCTCAGTGCAAGACCAAAAATCAAATCTCATTGATGAATTAGAAGATAAAATTAATGACGCAGAATCAAAGAATACTAAAAAGGAATTAGAAAAGGCAATTGAAAGAATCGAAAAGAGTCTAGATGATAAAAATTGGATTGACGAGAATACATTAACCTCAAAACATGGACACAAGGCTATTCACGAGGAAGAAAAGGCAGTAAAGAGTTTGATGAAAGTTACAGATGATAAGAAAGACTCTGAATCACCCGAGTTCCTTTCAATGATTCAAGATATCATCGATACTATTGTAGAGATTGATAGAGGATTTGCACTAAATGCAATTGATGATGCACAGGCATTTGCCGGAGACAAGAAATCAGATAAAGAAATTGAGAAAGCATTAGAAGAATTAGCAAAAGGAGATGAAGATATAGCGGACGAAAAATTCGATAAGGGAATTCATCACTATGAAAAAGCCTGGAAGCATGCCCAAAAAGCCATGAAACATGATGTTGATGAATCTGAAACTGATGATGAATCAGAAGAAGAATCAGATGACGACAAGGACGACAAGAAGGACGATGATGACGACAAGAAGAAAGACAAGAAGGACGATGATGACGACAAGAAGAAAGACAAGAAGGACAAAGACGATTAA